The following proteins are encoded in a genomic region of Amia ocellicauda isolate fAmiCal2 chromosome 6, fAmiCal2.hap1, whole genome shotgun sequence:
- the hsf2bp gene encoding heat shock factor 2-binding protein, with protein sequence MYKLDGEADKKRKEGDKEEYVKIRKRDLERLTTEVMQVREFLPKVLNVELFEMLNKLSVSEAMRDRTEHEQGQLKQECKHLCSRLDAAQIECQREREEKLVLKEHLYEAREQLQQQAEYCTQMGAAVCTLLWSTSSKEEAVKDILSSSRAETFFTVSGQTLQSFVNSLEDYVRPEQQDLSSDDNQFVLALAGVITNIAAVASGRDFLSSSSQVLLDTMMQLLGEMKPGVCSKLKVLMLMTLYNVSINVKGLKYISDSPGLIPLLWSLLQDPDLEVCLHTLRLLQSLVLEEEVMSKVATELQETLPLKRIQELAASRHSTVRKAAREMLDDMGALQTQSSGTHH encoded by the exons ATGTACAAACTTGACGGTGAAGCCGACAAGAAACGAAAG GAGGGTGACAAGGAAGAATATGTGAAAATCCGAAAGAGAGACTTGGAAAGATTGACCACAGAAGTGATGCAGGTTCGAGAATTCCTGCCTAAAGTTCTAAACGTGGAACTGTTTGAGATGCTCAACAAACTGAGTGTGTCAGAAGCAA TGAGAGACAGGACTGAGCACGAGCAGGGACAGCTGAAGCAGGAATGCAAACACTTATGCTCCCGGCTAGACGCTGCCCAAATTGAGtgccagagagaaagagag GAGAAGCTGGTACTTAAGGAGCATCTGTATGAAGCACGGgagcagctgcagcagcaggCCGAATACTGCACCCAGATGGGGGCGGCGGTGTGCACCCTGCTCTGGAGCACCTCCAGCAAAGAGGAGGCAGTCAAGGACATCCTGTCTAGC agcCGAGCGGAGACCTTCTTCACCGTGTCAGGGCAGACACTGCAGAGCTTTGTGAACTCGCTGGAGGATTACGTCAGGCCGGAGCAGCAGGACCTCAGCTCTGATGACAATCAGTTTGTTTTAGCGCTGGCAGGCGTCATCACCA ATATCGCCGCCGTGGCCAGCGGTCGAGATTTCCTCTCCAGCTCCTCCCAGGTCCTTCTTGACACCATGATGCAGCTTCTGGGGGAAATGAAACCTGGAGTCTGCTCTAAACTCAAAGT GTTGATGCTGATGACTCTGTATAACGTCAGCATCAATGTGAAAGGCCTGAAATACATCAGCGACAGTCCTGGACTCATTCCTCTCCTGTGGTCCCTTCTGCAAG ATCCCGACTTGGAAGTGTGCCTCCACACCCTGCGGCTGCTGCAGTCGTTAGTGCTGGAGGAGGAGGTGATGTCCAAGGTGGCCACAGAGCTGCAGGAGACCCTGCCCCTGAAGCGCATCCAGGAGCTGGCTGCCAGCCGCCACTCCACCGTGCGCAAGGCTGCCAGGGAGATGCTGGATGACATGGGGGCACTGCAGACCCAGTCCTCGGGCACCCACCACTGA